One Acidobacteriota bacterium genomic region harbors:
- a CDS encoding YfhO family protein gives MNERLMAKENPQSAIRNPQSIATAFTLFLLPLVYFFPAVLGKVTLAPGDGWTQIFGIRVLIGHMIAQGELPLWNPYIFGGMPLLASIQPGALYPPTWLFAVLPPKVAMNALVLMTYHLALFGTYLFARRLGCHRIGALIAAVSFSFSGFLVSHLGHTNRINAAAWLPWILLAVDKLSQRPRWRWVTLGAAFIALQQFAGEPQMTLYSAMLAGAYALFLLVGRSQSGARVRFVVALAAMIVCGALLSMIQLLPARELLALGDRSAIDYSYFSQFSFPPRQMFELFFPYYFGGAALEPYKVSYWGTWNLAETCGYLGMLGWLLAFAAVFAARQLPVSKDKLIWKGEPEAVRVERNLIWFWALCVLVALLLAFGSYLPFGIHKLLHRLPVYSLFRASGRHLMQFDFALAILAGLGATALTQLNRIKVRRVLAKSSALLAAIVVVALIVYKFFDHYLEMGTPLPPQAGSWSNPDIYFPAVFFVLSLAALWLYSRRWSALTGAVLIGILFLDIFSWGFFFEWRLITDKYYNVAERFQDSASVKAIKERESDWSSFRVLSHAEIPFGLKSDLLDYPNISIVRGLQSVNGYDPVRLGQMAEIAGRMTLDGYVTEQEAFDSAHQGFNLLNAKYLLADRATATSSQSKVQIENVTFADPPIGLMLNPQKGAQFQVRATADELVVISAMGNSDNLTEGTPVLLFTMKTSDGRVIERELQAGRDVSEWALEREDVKARAKHGLAHVVETWDAGGFPGHRYLARLKFDRTEITDVQVRYVPSEADITVSRVSLYDSQTKASQPLDALSLPLDRWRELAEFGDVRLYENLKVMPRAWFCGQAVIEPSAEVLQSIKTGRLKDGSPFEPAQTVLLESELFGNRQIKTPLANPASAEVPKGDVKVTSYKPHRIEIQATNPTAGFLVLSEIYYRGWEAWVDGQRVPVERVNFTLRGVELTPGNHKVEFVFRASSFRNGASWSAFGIVLLIAGGIVSWKRRRPNV, from the coding sequence ATGAACGAACGCCTAATGGCCAAAGAAAATCCGCAATCCGCAATCCGCAATCCGCAATCCATCGCAACTGCCTTTACTTTGTTCTTGTTGCCGCTGGTGTATTTCTTTCCTGCCGTGTTGGGCAAAGTCACGCTGGCTCCCGGTGACGGCTGGACGCAGATTTTTGGGATTCGCGTATTGATCGGGCACATGATCGCGCAGGGCGAATTGCCGCTGTGGAACCCATACATTTTCGGCGGGATGCCGCTGCTGGCCAGCATTCAACCCGGCGCGTTATATCCGCCGACGTGGTTGTTCGCAGTGTTACCGCCAAAAGTAGCGATGAATGCATTGGTGCTGATGACCTATCATCTGGCGCTGTTTGGGACGTATCTGTTTGCGCGCAGGCTTGGTTGCCATCGCATCGGAGCCTTGATTGCTGCGGTCAGCTTCAGCTTCAGCGGTTTTCTGGTTTCGCATCTGGGACACACCAACCGCATCAACGCGGCGGCCTGGTTGCCGTGGATTCTGCTGGCGGTTGATAAGTTGAGCCAGCGACCTCGCTGGCGTTGGGTGACGCTGGGAGCGGCTTTTATCGCGTTGCAGCAATTCGCCGGCGAGCCGCAAATGACCCTGTATTCGGCGATGCTTGCCGGAGCATACGCGCTGTTTTTGCTGGTTGGGCGAAGCCAATCGGGAGCGCGCGTCAGGTTTGTGGTGGCGCTGGCGGCAATGATCGTGTGCGGCGCGTTGCTTTCGATGATCCAGTTGTTGCCCGCGCGCGAGTTGCTGGCCTTGGGCGACCGTTCGGCGATTGATTATTCCTACTTTTCGCAGTTTTCGTTTCCGCCTCGGCAAATGTTCGAGTTGTTCTTTCCGTATTACTTCGGCGGAGCCGCGCTGGAACCATACAAAGTTTCGTATTGGGGCACATGGAATCTGGCGGAAACCTGCGGATACCTCGGCATGTTGGGCTGGTTGCTGGCGTTTGCGGCTGTCTTTGCTGCCCGGCAATTGCCCGTTTCGAAGGACAAGCTGATTTGGAAGGGCGAGCCGGAAGCTGTCCGTGTTGAGCGCAACTTGATCTGGTTCTGGGCACTGTGTGTATTGGTCGCGTTGCTGCTGGCATTTGGATCTTATCTGCCGTTTGGCATTCACAAATTGCTGCATCGGTTGCCTGTGTACAGTCTGTTTCGCGCATCCGGGCGACATTTGATGCAGTTCGATTTCGCCCTGGCCATTCTGGCCGGGTTGGGAGCGACGGCGTTGACGCAACTGAATCGAATCAAGGTGCGTCGCGTTTTGGCCAAAAGCTCCGCACTGTTGGCCGCCATCGTTGTCGTGGCGCTGATCGTGTACAAATTCTTCGATCATTATTTGGAAATGGGAACGCCGCTGCCGCCACAGGCAGGGAGTTGGTCGAATCCGGATATTTACTTCCCGGCGGTGTTTTTCGTGCTGAGCTTGGCGGCTTTGTGGTTGTACTCCAGGCGTTGGAGCGCGCTGACCGGAGCCGTACTGATTGGCATTCTGTTCCTGGATATTTTCTCCTGGGGATTTTTCTTTGAATGGCGATTGATCACCGACAAGTATTACAACGTTGCTGAACGATTTCAGGATTCAGCTTCGGTCAAAGCGATCAAGGAGCGTGAATCCGATTGGAGTTCGTTTCGTGTGTTGAGCCACGCGGAAATTCCGTTTGGGTTGAAATCCGACCTGCTGGATTACCCGAACATTTCGATTGTGCGCGGGCTGCAAAGCGTCAATGGGTATGATCCCGTTCGGTTGGGACAGATGGCGGAAATTGCGGGGCGCATGACGCTGGATGGGTACGTCACAGAACAAGAGGCGTTTGATTCCGCGCACCAAGGATTCAATCTGCTCAACGCCAAATATTTGCTTGCGGACCGCGCCACCGCAACCAGTTCCCAATCAAAAGTTCAAATCGAAAACGTGACATTTGCCGATCCGCCCATCGGTCTGATGCTCAACCCGCAAAAAGGCGCGCAGTTTCAGGTCAGAGCGACTGCCGACGAATTGGTGGTCATTTCGGCGATGGGCAATTCGGATAATCTGACGGAAGGAACGCCGGTTCTGTTGTTTACCATGAAAACCTCCGATGGCCGTGTGATCGAACGCGAATTGCAAGCCGGTCGCGATGTTTCCGAATGGGCCTTGGAACGGGAAGATGTGAAAGCGCGCGCCAAGCACGGGTTGGCGCATGTCGTCGAAACCTGGGACGCCGGAGGCTTTCCCGGACATCGGTACCTGGCTCGACTGAAATTTGACCGCACGGAAATCACGGATGTGCAAGTTCGCTATGTGCCGAGCGAAGCGGACATCACTGTTTCGCGAGTCTCACTGTATGACTCGCAAACGAAGGCTTCACAACCACTGGACGCGTTGAGTTTGCCGCTGGATCGTTGGCGCGAACTGGCCGAATTTGGTGATGTCCGATTGTATGAAAACCTGAAGGTAATGCCGCGCGCCTGGTTTTGCGGACAGGCGGTCATTGAGCCAAGCGCGGAAGTTTTGCAAAGCATTAAAACCGGAAGATTGAAAGACGGTTCGCCATTTGAGCCAGCGCAGACGGTGTTGTTGGAAAGCGAGTTGTTTGGCAATCGGCAGATCAAAACTCCGCTGGCGAATCCGGCGTCGGCTGAAGTGCCTAAAGGCGATGTCAAAGTAACCAGTTACAAACCGCATCGCATTGAAATTCAGGCAACCAATCCGACCGCGGGATTTCTGGTGTTGAGCGAGATTTATTATCGTGGGTGGGAAGCCTGGGTGGACGGCCAGCGCGTGCCGGTCGAACGCGTCAACTTCACGTTGCGCGGCGTGGAACTGACGCCCGGTAATCACAAGGTCGAATTTGTCTTTCGCGCTTCGAGCTTTCGCAACGGCGCATCCTGGTCGGCATTCGGCATTGTTCTTTTGATCGCGGGTGGAATTGTCAGTTGGAAACGTCGCCGTCCCAACGTCTAA
- the pruA gene encoding L-glutamate gamma-semialdehyde dehydrogenase → MVNFHPFKNEPFADFSDERNAQAMLKALDQVGAELGREYPLVIGGGRVTTGDLHASVNPSSIKQIIGRVHHATKENADAAIAAAWKAFASWQYIPAEERANYLFKASAEMRRRKNEFNAWMVYEVGKSWAEAEADTAEAIDFMEFYARQALRYDAPQPLTPSPLKDEANEVRYIPLGVGVIIPPWNFPLAIMVGMTTAAVVTGNTVVVKPSHDSPVIAAKFVELMEQIGLPSGVINFLPGDGPNVGEHLVTHPQTRFISFTGSMAVGLRINELAAKTVPGQIWIKRVVAEMGGKDTIVVDETADLDAAAEGIVASAFGFSGQKCSACSRAVVVESVYDEVLQKVTERASKLTVGNVKDLRHFTGPVSSQRSFDKISGYIEIGKNEGRVVVGGNRHELADEGWFIEPTVVADVDPKARIAQEEIFGPVLAFIKAKDVDDALSIANNTIYGLTGAFYSGKRDRIERARREFHVGNLYINRKCTGALVDVHPFGGFNMSGTDSKAGGRDYLGLFLQAKSVAEKL, encoded by the coding sequence ATGGTCAATTTTCATCCATTCAAAAATGAACCCTTCGCCGATTTCAGCGACGAACGAAACGCGCAGGCGATGCTCAAGGCGCTCGATCAAGTCGGCGCGGAACTGGGCCGCGAATATCCATTGGTCATCGGCGGCGGGCGAGTGACGACCGGCGATTTGCACGCTTCGGTCAATCCGTCTTCCATCAAACAAATCATAGGCCGTGTTCACCACGCCACGAAAGAAAATGCCGATGCTGCCATCGCTGCCGCATGGAAAGCGTTTGCAAGCTGGCAATACATCCCGGCTGAAGAGCGCGCCAATTATCTTTTCAAAGCTTCAGCCGAAATGCGTCGCCGCAAAAACGAGTTCAACGCCTGGATGGTTTACGAAGTGGGCAAATCCTGGGCGGAAGCCGAAGCAGACACCGCCGAAGCGATTGACTTCATGGAGTTTTATGCGCGACAGGCATTACGGTATGACGCGCCGCAACCGTTGACACCTTCGCCGCTGAAAGATGAAGCCAACGAAGTCCGCTACATACCGCTCGGCGTAGGCGTCATTATTCCGCCCTGGAATTTTCCGCTGGCGATTATGGTCGGGATGACAACTGCGGCGGTTGTTACCGGAAACACCGTCGTCGTCAAACCTTCGCACGATTCCCCGGTCATCGCCGCCAAGTTTGTAGAACTGATGGAACAAATCGGTTTGCCGTCGGGCGTCATCAACTTCCTGCCGGGCGACGGCCCAAACGTGGGCGAACATCTGGTCACACATCCGCAAACTAGGTTTATTTCCTTCACGGGTTCGATGGCTGTCGGTTTGCGCATTAATGAACTGGCGGCAAAGACTGTTCCCGGTCAAATCTGGATCAAACGCGTGGTCGCCGAAATGGGCGGCAAAGACACCATCGTCGTAGATGAAACCGCCGACCTGGACGCCGCCGCCGAAGGCATCGTGGCATCAGCGTTCGGCTTTTCCGGCCAGAAATGTTCGGCGTGTTCCCGCGCTGTCGTGGTCGAATCGGTTTACGACGAAGTGCTGCAAAAAGTCACCGAACGCGCCAGCAAACTGACCGTCGGCAATGTCAAAGACCTTCGTCATTTCACTGGCCCGGTTTCCAGCCAGCGATCGTTCGACAAAATTTCCGGCTACATCGAAATTGGCAAAAACGAAGGCCGCGTGGTCGTGGGGGGCAATCGTCACGAACTCGCTGACGAAGGTTGGTTCATCGAGCCTACGGTCGTCGCCGATGTTGATCCGAAAGCGCGTATTGCGCAGGAAGAAATCTTCGGGCCGGTGCTGGCCTTTATCAAAGCCAAAGATGTAGATGACGCGCTTAGCATCGCCAACAACACGATTTACGGGCTGACCGGCGCGTTTTATTCCGGCAAACGCGACCGCATCGAACGCGCGCGCCGCGAATTCCACGTCGGCAATCTGTACATCAACCGCAAATGCACCGGCGCGCTGGTGGACGTGCATCCGTTCGGCGGATTCAACATGTCCGGCACCGATTCCAAAGCGGGCGGACGCGATTATCTGGGTTTGTTCTTGCAAGCGAAATCGGTGGCTGAAAAATTGTAA
- a CDS encoding shikimate kinase, protein MNSADSTQRSAIFLVGFMASGKTTVGAALAAKLDRRFIDLDELIVAKAGCSIAELIAREGEEQFRQLETETLREAAMGETAIIAPGGGAITRDENREVMKQFGLTVWIDAPFALCWQRIKQDAVVRPLAATESAARERYEQRLPLYQQASVRIPIAQSQSPNDIAETILSALSHTHHR, encoded by the coding sequence ATGAATTCAGCAGACAGCACCCAGCGCTCGGCAATCTTTCTGGTTGGTTTTATGGCCAGCGGCAAAACGACGGTTGGAGCGGCGTTGGCCGCCAAACTCGACCGTCGTTTTATTGATCTGGACGAACTGATTGTTGCCAAAGCCGGTTGTTCAATTGCCGAATTGATCGCTCGCGAAGGCGAAGAACAATTTCGGCAACTGGAAACAGAGACTTTGCGCGAAGCGGCGATGGGCGAAACGGCAATCATCGCTCCGGGTGGCGGAGCCATTACCCGTGACGAAAACCGCGAAGTGATGAAACAGTTCGGCCTGACGGTTTGGATTGATGCGCCGTTCGCACTTTGCTGGCAACGGATCAAACAAGATGCTGTTGTGCGTCCGCTGGCGGCGACAGAAAGTGCTGCGCGCGAACGATACGAACAACGTTTGCCGCTGTACCAACAAGCCTCGGTTCGCATTCCCATCGCCCAGTCGCAATCACCCAACGACATCGCTGAAACCATTCTTTCCGCCCTTTCTCACACTCATCACCGATGA
- the waaF gene encoding lipopolysaccharide heptosyltransferase II, with amino-acid sequence MTNIQRILIRGTNWLGDAVMTTPAMERLRASFPAAHIALLATPLTAGLFQGSPLVNQVIEYRRREDGLKAFFKSVSLLREQQFDLAVLFQNAFEAALLAWLGGIELRIGFAEQGRGPLLTHKLHRNKHHRNRHQTDDYLDIVAECERVCLGEAFKPAIEKPLPSLMATPAQRQAAQGMFQEFGIPEHSLLVALNAGATNSRAKCWPPIQYAELADRLTDELNARIALIGGASELDYAERVVFRTKRKGIINLAGKTNMKELIGLLAECDLLVSNDTGPAHVAAALGTPTLTIFGPTNEFETSPTGQRTALIRANNIECARCMHRDCPIDHRCMTELTVDAVFNLARQLLQTTPV; translated from the coding sequence ATGACGAACATCCAACGCATACTGATTCGCGGCACAAACTGGCTGGGCGATGCGGTCATGACGACCCCCGCAATGGAACGGTTGCGCGCTTCGTTTCCCGCAGCGCACATTGCCTTGCTGGCGACACCACTGACCGCCGGATTATTTCAAGGGTCGCCGCTGGTCAACCAGGTCATCGAATATCGCCGCCGCGAAGACGGCTTAAAAGCATTTTTCAAATCGGTCAGCTTGTTGCGCGAACAACAGTTTGATTTGGCGGTGTTGTTCCAAAATGCCTTCGAAGCCGCATTGCTGGCCTGGCTTGGCGGAATTGAGTTGCGCATCGGGTTTGCCGAGCAAGGGCGCGGTCCGTTGCTGACGCACAAACTTCATCGAAACAAACACCATCGCAACCGGCATCAAACCGATGATTACCTGGACATCGTTGCCGAATGCGAGCGCGTTTGCCTGGGCGAAGCCTTCAAACCAGCGATTGAAAAACCGCTGCCTTCGCTGATGGCAACTCCGGCGCAGCGCCAAGCCGCCCAAGGAATGTTTCAGGAATTCGGCATTCCTGAGCACTCTTTGCTGGTTGCGTTAAACGCCGGAGCGACAAACAGCCGCGCGAAATGTTGGCCTCCGATTCAGTATGCGGAACTTGCCGACCGGTTAACGGATGAACTCAACGCCCGAATTGCGTTGATCGGCGGCGCGTCGGAACTCGATTATGCCGAACGCGTCGTTTTCCGAACCAAACGAAAAGGCATCATCAATCTGGCGGGCAAAACCAACATGAAGGAGTTGATTGGCTTGCTTGCCGAATGTGACTTGTTGGTCAGCAACGACACCGGCCCAGCGCATGTGGCGGCGGCGCTTGGTACACCTACACTGACGATTTTCGGGCCGACGAACGAATTTGAAACTTCGCCCACCGGACAACGCACAGCCTTGATCCGCGCGAACAATATCGAATGCGCGCGCTGCATGCACCGCGATTGTCCGATTGATCATCGTTGCATGACGGAATTGACCGTAGACGCGGTGTTCAACCTCGCCCGACAACTTTTGCAAACCACCCCTGTATGA
- a CDS encoding Uma2 family endonuclease, translating to MAVAVAELLRTEDEYLAMERASEERHEFIDGYIFEMAGESLEHGEIIANLGWILGSQLRGTPCRGRSGNSKIRTGPRPQFARSQKGMYSYPDFFVICGEVEFHDEFQDVITNPAVIFEVLSPSTENYDRGEKFLRYQNWSPTLKDYVLISQTSPTVEHFSRQKDDSWTYRVHHELDASFAIKSIKCTVKLSELYDRVKFATAPVKKRGTKKAVRKNNSATVKEKRKR from the coding sequence ATGGCAGTTGCAGTGGCAGAACTTTTACGAACCGAAGATGAATATCTGGCAATGGAACGCGCGTCAGAAGAACGGCACGAATTCATTGATGGATATATCTTTGAAATGGCTGGCGAGAGCCTGGAACACGGCGAGATTATCGCCAATCTGGGCTGGATTCTGGGATCGCAACTCAGAGGAACGCCCTGTCGTGGCCGAAGCGGGAATTCCAAAATTCGCACCGGGCCGCGCCCGCAATTCGCGCGCAGCCAAAAAGGAATGTATTCATACCCGGATTTTTTCGTAATTTGCGGTGAAGTCGAATTCCACGATGAATTTCAGGATGTCATTACCAATCCAGCAGTTATCTTTGAAGTGCTTTCGCCATCAACCGAAAACTATGACCGTGGCGAAAAATTCCTTCGGTATCAAAATTGGAGCCCCACGCTGAAGGATTATGTGCTGATTTCGCAGACCAGTCCGACAGTGGAACATTTCTCGCGTCAGAAAGATGACAGTTGGACCTATCGTGTGCATCACGAACTGGACGCCAGCTTCGCGATCAAATCCATCAAATGCACTGTCAAACTGAGTGAGCTTTACGACCGGGTCAAATTTGCAACCGCTCCAGTCAAGAAACGTGGAACTAAAAAAGCGGTCAGGAAAAACAATTCCGCCACTGTTAAGGAGAAGAGGAAACGATGA
- a CDS encoding redoxin domain-containing protein, producing the protein MKRIALFLFVAIVMLATVNLGSRAQASSALAIGAAAPDFELTDLSGQPHSLSSYRGKPTIIAFISARCPISNLYKDRIKAVVEDYSKRGVNFVAINSSADESLEEVRAHAEANKLDFTILKDENNVVADAYAAERTPKVYVLDGEGMLRYRGRIDNSQNIRLAKQHDLRAALDELLAGKPVTVADTQAMGCVIKRVQDLAQNKAAKPVAGKTTKPVPAKPAATSAAMPKVLPLKPAAFPAMIKASAGKVVVVNFWATWCGPCVAEFPEFVKLDNEYRAKGGVRFVHISADDMTDLKKATAFLAKENSKADQFIQDTDDPQEMIDVVLKEWEGTLPATFVYDKSGKMIFHRLGIIDRDVLIAEIERALKQ; encoded by the coding sequence ATGAAAAGAATCGCCCTATTTTTGTTCGTCGCGATCGTCATGCTGGCCACCGTCAATCTGGGTTCCCGCGCACAGGCAAGCTCTGCGCTGGCAATTGGCGCTGCGGCGCCGGACTTTGAACTAACCGACTTGTCGGGCCAGCCGCATTCGCTGAGCAGTTATCGCGGCAAACCGACGATCATCGCCTTCATTTCCGCGCGCTGCCCGATTTCAAATCTGTACAAAGATCGCATCAAAGCCGTCGTCGAGGATTACAGCAAACGCGGCGTCAATTTCGTGGCGATCAATTCCAGCGCGGATGAATCGTTGGAAGAAGTTCGCGCGCACGCCGAAGCCAACAAGCTCGATTTCACGATTTTGAAAGACGAAAACAACGTCGTTGCCGACGCCTATGCCGCCGAGCGTACGCCAAAAGTGTACGTGCTTGATGGCGAAGGCATGCTTCGATACCGAGGACGGATTGATAATTCGCAAAACATACGGCTGGCCAAGCAGCACGATTTGCGCGCAGCGTTGGATGAATTGCTGGCCGGAAAACCGGTGACGGTTGCCGATACCCAGGCGATGGGCTGCGTCATCAAACGCGTGCAGGATTTGGCGCAAAATAAAGCGGCGAAACCGGTCGCCGGCAAAACGACGAAACCCGTTCCTGCCAAACCTGCGGCGACATCGGCTGCGATGCCGAAAGTGTTGCCGCTGAAACCGGCGGCGTTCCCCGCCATGATCAAAGCATCGGCGGGCAAAGTCGTTGTGGTGAATTTCTGGGCGACGTGGTGCGGCCCCTGCGTCGCGGAGTTCCCGGAATTCGTCAAACTCGACAATGAATACCGCGCCAAAGGCGGCGTGCGGTTCGTCCATATTTCGGCGGATGATATGACCGACCTGAAAAAAGCCACAGCTTTCCTGGCCAAGGAAAACTCCAAAGCCGACCAGTTCATTCAGGACACAGACGATCCGCAGGAAATGATTGACGTTGTGCTGAAGGAATGGGAAGGCACGTTGCCCGCGACGTTTGTTTACGACAAATCGGGCAAGATGATTTTTCATCGTTTGGGCATCATTGACCGTGACGTGTTGATTGCTGAAATCGAAAGGGCATTGAAACAATAA
- a CDS encoding DUF2490 domain-containing protein, with amino-acid sequence MKLQQKILLAILLVCLGACAFAQRRDDPQRDSQFWPDTTATIKLDKNLNLVLFGTIRLGRYDTAQISRQAGIGLNRSFNKYLSGAVQYRFIHNEPTPNKLSNEHRIFAEVTTRMPLKFGFQISDRNRIEWRDINGQGSWRYRTRLQFERPFNVRDRKITPYIAGEPMYDTRYSAWNRTQAYVGARVPIVRHFTLDGFYMKQWDARTKPGFLHVIGTFIRLDF; translated from the coding sequence GTGAAGTTACAACAAAAAATCCTGTTGGCAATTCTGCTGGTTTGTTTGGGGGCTTGCGCCTTCGCGCAACGGCGAGACGATCCGCAGCGTGATTCCCAGTTCTGGCCGGATACCACCGCCACGATCAAGTTGGACAAAAACCTGAACCTGGTTTTGTTTGGCACCATCCGTCTGGGCCGATACGATACCGCGCAAATCAGCCGCCAGGCGGGAATTGGACTCAATCGCAGCTTCAATAAATACCTATCTGGTGCAGTCCAATACAGGTTCATCCACAATGAACCGACGCCGAATAAATTATCAAACGAACATCGCATCTTTGCCGAAGTGACTACGCGCATGCCGCTGAAATTTGGCTTTCAAATTTCCGACCGCAACCGCATTGAATGGCGCGACATCAACGGTCAAGGTTCGTGGCGGTATCGCACCCGGCTGCAATTCGAACGACCGTTCAACGTCAGAGATCGTAAGATCACGCCGTACATTGCCGGCGAACCGATGTACGATACGCGATACAGTGCCTGGAATCGCACACAGGCGTATGTAGGCGCGCGAGTTCCCATTGTCAGGCATTTTACGCTGGACGGGTTTTACATGAAACAGTGGGATGCCCGCACAAAACCGGGATTTCTCCATGTTATAGGCACGTTTATTCGCCTGGATTTTTAA
- a CDS encoding glycosyltransferase family 2 protein yields the protein MQNPPLLSILMPVYNEAQTLHEIIAKVEAVNLGDVRKELIIVDDGSKDGTRDVLKQLAETSKHKIYFHGQNMGKGAALRTALHYAEGDIILIQDADLEYDPAEYVELIKPILEGRADVVYGSRLTGGKIARAFNFWHLLGNKMLTFVTNLLYNATLTDMETCYKVFRADVVKNMQIKSNKFDFEPEITAKILKRKYKLYEMPISYYGRDFDEGKKITWKDGFGAIWALVKYRFMD from the coding sequence ATGCAAAACCCACCTTTACTTTCCATTTTAATGCCCGTGTACAACGAAGCCCAGACGCTTCACGAAATCATCGCCAAAGTCGAAGCCGTCAATCTTGGCGATGTGCGCAAAGAATTGATCATCGTGGATGACGGTTCCAAAGACGGCACGCGCGATGTCCTGAAGCAACTGGCCGAAACTTCTAAACACAAGATTTATTTTCACGGCCAGAACATGGGCAAAGGCGCTGCGCTCAGAACCGCGCTGCATTACGCTGAAGGCGACATCATCCTGATTCAGGACGCCGATTTGGAATACGACCCGGCGGAATACGTTGAGTTGATCAAACCGATCTTGGAAGGTCGCGCCGACGTGGTGTACGGTTCGCGCTTGACTGGTGGCAAAATTGCCCGCGCCTTTAACTTCTGGCATCTGTTGGGCAACAAAATGCTGACCTTTGTGACCAATCTGCTTTACAACGCAACGCTGACTGACATGGAAACCTGTTACAAAGTGTTTCGCGCTGATGTGGTCAAAAACATGCAGATCAAATCCAACAAGTTCGACTTCGAGCCGGAAATCACCGCCAAGATATTGAAACGCAAATACAAGCTGTACGAAATGCCGATTTCCTATTACGGACGCGATTTCGACGAAGGCAAAAAAATCACCTGGAAAGACGGCTTCGGAGCCATCTGGGCGCTGGTCAAGTACAGATTTATGGATTGA
- a CDS encoding abhydrolase domain-containing 18, producing MNELMLRPLMHHLERRLHARDMDLRVTHPFDWGLEFLADVGSERMISQTVTVGGHPVATAPAFAPMLDPREIIRQYNANHLANSEAFFTPSPSQPEEFDFDGFWLRFPSSLKTPYANNNTVQARFFPTTGARAVIVCPQWNAQADSHIALCTALNRFGISALRLSLPYHDERTPDGLTRADYMVSANIGRTIQAVRQSVLDIRRAADWLFAQGYKQVGLIGSSIGSCVSWLAFIHDKRFAAGVFNMVSSWFGDVVWRALTTSHIRRALEIELTAEEIREAWKTISPAAYPHRLVGELRPSLCISNKYDLTFLPDLSEIFLEDCRRHRLPAAIKYLACGHYTIGRTPFKYLDAFYIINFFRRLWK from the coding sequence TTGAACGAATTGATGCTGCGTCCGTTGATGCATCACCTGGAAAGACGATTGCACGCGCGCGATATGGATTTGCGCGTGACGCATCCGTTCGACTGGGGACTGGAGTTTTTGGCTGATGTCGGAAGTGAGCGGATGATTTCGCAAACAGTGACTGTTGGCGGTCACCCGGTCGCTACCGCTCCCGCTTTCGCACCGATGCTCGATCCGCGCGAGATTATTCGCCAGTACAACGCCAACCATCTGGCCAACAGTGAAGCATTTTTCACGCCGTCGCCCAGCCAGCCTGAAGAATTCGATTTCGACGGCTTTTGGCTGCGGTTTCCCAGCAGCCTCAAAACGCCTTATGCCAACAACAACACCGTCCAGGCGAGATTTTTTCCGACAACCGGCGCCCGCGCGGTGATCGTCTGTCCGCAATGGAACGCCCAGGCGGATTCGCACATCGCGCTTTGCACGGCGCTCAACCGGTTCGGAATTTCGGCCTTGCGGCTCAGTTTGCCGTATCACGACGAACGCACGCCGGACGGGCTCACGCGCGCCGATTACATGGTTAGCGCCAACATCGGGCGCACCATTCAAGCCGTTCGCCAATCGGTGCTGGACATTCGCCGAGCCGCCGACTGGTTGTTTGCGCAAGGGTATAAACAGGTCGGCCTGATCGGCAGCAGCATCGGGTCGTGCGTTTCCTGGCTGGCGTTCATTCACGACAAGCGATTCGCCGCCGGGGTCTTTAACATGGTTTCCAGTTGGTTTGGCGACGTGGTTTGGCGGGCATTGACGACTTCGCACATTCGCCGCGCGCTGGAAATCGAACTGACAGCGGAGGAAATCCGCGAAGCCTGGAAAACCATCAGCCCGGCGGCTTATCCGCATCGGTTGGTTGGCGAACTGCGTCCATCGCTGTGCATTTCCAATAAATACGACCTGACCTTTCTGCCAGATTTATCAGAAATTTTTCTGGAAGATTGCCGTCGTCACAGGCTGCCTGCGGCAATCAAATATCTGGCTTGCGGGCATTACACGATTGGCCGGACGCCGTTCAAATACCTTGACGCGTTTTACATCATCAATTTTTTCCGGCGCTTGTGGAAATGA